One Clupea harengus chromosome 11, Ch_v2.0.2, whole genome shotgun sequence DNA window includes the following coding sequences:
- the LOC105910687 gene encoding LOW QUALITY PROTEIN: steroid 21-hydroxylase (The sequence of the model RefSeq protein was modified relative to this genomic sequence to represent the inferred CDS: substituted 1 base at 1 genomic stop codon): MLELMQDHLPSHLTTLARRYGNIYRLKFGNSTMVVLSGSDVIREALVKKWSDFAGRPHSFTGDIVSGGGRSISLGDYSDEWKMHRRLVHSALQRCTAESLHSVIQQQALKLRQVLLEYNETPIDLSEDFTVAASNVITTLAFGKQYDKTSPQLQRLHGCLNEIVALWGSSWISALDSFPILRKLPNPPFSRLLKEVSRRDDIIKTHLEELKVATQKDEXGAALTALLRCLDKPEGESQGSTLTATHVHMATVDLLIGGTETTAAWLSWTVAFLLHRPEIQHRVHEEMCSVLEARYPEYKDRHRLPHLSALISEVLRLRPVAPLAVPHRAIRDSSIAGYFIPKDTVIIPNLFGAHHDPTVWRDPYSFKPERFSEAGGAASLRSLLPFSGGARLCLGESVAKMEIFLFTAYLLRDFELIHPGDKECLPDLKGVASVVLKAKPFKVIARPRA, encoded by the exons ATGTTGGAGCTCATGCAAGACCACCTGCCTAGTCACCTGACAACTTTGGCCCGTCGCTATGGGAACATCTATCGTCTTAAATTTGGCAACAGCA CCATGGTGGTCCTAAGTGGAAGTGACGTCATCAGAGAAGCCCTGGTAAAGAAATGGTCTGACTTTGCAGGGAGACCACACTCGTTTACAG GTGACATTGTCTCCGGAGGAGGCCGCTCCATCTCCCTGGGCGACTACAGTGACGAGTGGAAGATGCATCGCCGTCTGGTCCATAGTGCATTGCAGCGGTGCACAGCTGAATCTCTTCACTCTGTCATTCAGCAGCAAGCGCTCAAACTTAGACAA GTGCTACTAGAATATAATGAAACACCAATTGACCTCTCTGAGGATTTCACCGTTGCTGCCAGTAATGTTATCACTACTCTTGCCTTTGGAAAACAG TATGACAAGACTTCACCGCAGCTGCAGCGCCTCCACGGCTGTCTGAATGAGATTGTGGCGCTGTGGGGCTCCTCTTGGATCTCAGCCCTGGATTCCTTCCCTATCCTTCGA AAACTGCCAAATCCTCCTTTCTCTCGACTCTTGAAAGAAGTGTCAAGGAGAGATGACATCATTAAGACACACTTGGAGGAACTGAAGGTTGCAACACAGAAAGATGAAT AAGGGGCTGCCCTTACAGCTCTTCTGAGGTGCCTGGACAAGCCTGAGGGAGAGTCACAGGGGTCG ACATTGACGGCCACTCATGTGCACATGGCCACAGTGGATCTGTTAATCGGTGGGACCGAGACCACAGCAGCCTGGCTAAGCTGGACTGTGGCCTTCCTCCTCCACAGACCAGAG ATCCAGCACAGAGTTCATGAGGAGATGTGTTCGGTGCTGGAGGCCCGTTACCCAGAGTACAAAGACAGGCACCGGCTGCCTCACCTATCTGCTCTGATCAGCGAGGTCCTTAGGCTGAGACCTGTAGCACCACTGGCTGTGCCTCACCGAGCCATCAGGGATAGTAG CATTGCAGGATACTTCATACCAAAAGACACAGTGATAATTCCCAACCTTTTTGGAGCCCACCATGATCCTACAGTATGGAGAGACCCTTACAGCTTCAAACCAG AGCGCTTTTCAGAGGCTGGTGGTGCAGCATCCCTTCGCTCACTTCTGCCATTCAGTGGCGGAGCTCGCTTGTGTCTGGGGGAGTCTGTGGCTAAGATGGAGATCTTCTTGTTTACAGCTTACCTGCTGCGAGATTTTGAGCTCATTCATCCGGGAGATAAGGAGTGTCTGCCTGACCTAAAAGGAGTGGCCAGTGTGGTGCTAAAAGCCAAGCCATTTAAAGTTATTGCGCGCCCTCGGGCGTAG
- the ptp4a3b gene encoding protein tyrosine phosphatase type IVA 3 encodes MNRPAPVELSYKTMRFLITHNPTNATLGTFIEDLKKYGATTVVRVCEVTYDKTPLEKDGITVMDWPFDDGAPPPTKIVDDWLTLLKNKFCEDPGCCVAVHCVAGLGRAPVMVALALIESGMKYEDAVQFIRQKRRGAINSKQLTYLEKHRSKQRLRFKEPHNHKNKCSIM; translated from the exons ATGAACCGGCCGGCCCCCGTCGAGCTCAGCTACAAAACGATGCGCTtcctcatcacacacaacccaaccaaTGCCACCCTCGGGACGTTCATCGAG GACTTGAAGAAGTATGGTGCAACAAcagttgtgagagtgtgtgaggtcacCTATGACAAAACCCCCCTGGAGAAGGATGGGATTACCGTGATG GATTGGCCCTTTGATGATGGGGCTCCACCACCCACTAAGATAGTGGATGACTGGCTGACCTTGCTGAAGAACAAGTTCTGTGAGGATCCTGGCTGCTGTGTGGCTGTTCACTGCGTAGCTGGACTGGGTCG AGCTCCCGTAATGGTTGCCCTGGCACTGATCGAGAGTGGGATGAAATATGAGGATGCCGTTCAGTTCATCAGACA GAAGCGCCGAGGAGCCATCAACAGCAAACAGCTGACTTATTTAGAGAAACACAGATCCAAGCAGAGACTGCGCTTCAAAGAGCCACACAACCACAAGAACAAATGCTCCATCATGTAA